Sequence from the Chelonoidis abingdonii isolate Lonesome George chromosome 1, CheloAbing_2.0, whole genome shotgun sequence genome:
TGTGACAGAGTACAGTACTTGTTTTTAGCTAGAAGTTCATGGAATAAAGTTTACTTAAATGCTTAGTCCTTATTACAGTGTGTAAATCCACACTGATCCAAAAGGACAGACTACATGATTAATTATACATAAAAGAAAGCACCTCACTAAATGTAAAGACTGTGGCACCATAAAGTTCTAAGTAAAGGTTAAAATATTGATAAATGAAGCTGTACAGCTGAATAATAGTATTGATGGATGCTTTAAAGAACTATAGGCATTCTGGCTCACTGGCAGGTAGCATGACATTGGTACACGACTCTGTTTTTTTCAGTAGAGATGATCGAAAAATGGTAGATATTTTCCCtgacaaattaaaaatatattttttttttcaaaaattttcagtttgtgttTGGATTTTGggcaaaataaaatttgttttggtgATTTAGTTGTttttggtttctaaaaaataaaaaaatggattttttagtttttcatcaaaaacccaGACAATTTAGAGAGagaattttccaaaaaaatattTGTTGGTCTTTTTAttctaaaaagcaaaaaaaccaaaagactTCCACCAGCTCTAGTTTCACATTTTTGTATCCATCAGGAGCCTTGGGCATTGTAAAATGAGATTATCACAGAAGTCATACATTCTCATTGCTTTGTGTTCTGCAGGGCCTGTTTATCATGAGTATTGTGAGTGTCCAGAAGAAGATTCTCAGACCTGGCAGAATATTCTCTCTTGTCCATCCCAAGAGCCTCAAGTTACTAAGGACTTCTCTTCTTTTCCCATCATCAACCTTCAGCAGATGCTTCATGAAGTCCCAGCAAGGTTTGGGCAAACGGGAGGTGCTATTGTTCATTACACTGTTCTCAATAATCACATCTACCGTCGTTCCTTAGGGAAGTACACAGACTTCAAAATGTTCTCAGATGAAATGTTGCTCTCATTGGCGAGAAAGGTACCAGCTATATAAGACTTCACTTAAAGACTTTTGGATCACACAGATTTGTTACCATTTGGATATTCTATTCATACTTTTATTTTCATACAAACCTTAAATGACTGCtgtatatttaattattaaactaagattttatttttatttctgcatctGCATGATATCATCTGTTTAGGAAGCCTGATGTTACTAATTatcagatccaaagcccattgaagtcagtaggaaaaCTGCAGGGACTACGATTCTAGAGGCTTTCCTGAATTGAAACTCCAGTTACATAGATggcttgcaggattgaggctgTAGTCAGTGTCTTTATCTCAAATAATACTGATCATTGTTTGATGGCTTGATTGACTGATTttgagagacaagataggtgagataaaatcttttattggaccaacttctgttggtggaaaggacaagcttttgagcttcacagaactGTTCTTCAGTTCTGGAGAAAGTAACTAGAGTGTCAGAGCTAAAGACAAAttaggacagattgttaagcataggGGTTTCACATATGCTATAGGAGGCCACTTAAAATGAAATGGACAGTTAAGAGATATCAGGCAGTTGGGTAAATAATAAgcccattacaacaatttgtaacacacttTACTGTCTGATAccccttaattgcccacttcattttaagtggtctcctatgGCATTCTCCCTTCCAGCATTAGAAGTTGGTGGAATAAAAGATACTTCCtctcctaccttgtctctctcctatccggagaccaacacggctacaacaacactgaaaatGATTGATTCTTTGATACAAGAAAACTGATGACTGTACTTTACTTTTAAAGCATGAGTAATTGAAGCATAAACCTTTGTGTAACTGTCCAGTATTGGATATACTTCTAGGTTCATCTCCCTGATGTAGAGTTTTATCTTAATGTTGGAGATTGGCCAATGGAACATCGAACAGCTAATCATACGCCTGGCCCTATACCTATCATTTCATGGTGTGGCTCTGTGGATTCAAGAGACGTAGTCCTTCCAACATATGATATAACCCATTCAACACTTGAAACCCTGCGTGGTGTTACAAATGACCTTCTTTCTATTCAAGGAAATACAGGTAAATTAGAATTCATAGACTTTACAAATCAATTGATAACCCTGTCAAAGGTGAAGTAACAGAATATATGTAAAGAGAGAtattggccaaaattttcaaagccaGATAACTTATATAAATATCTAAATAAGAATGGCCTGGTTTTTagaagtgctgaacactcacaacatccactgacatcagtgggagctgaaaaTGCTTGTAtttagtgcctaaatatggatttcaaAGTCTGACATTAGGCACTCAggcttgaaaatttggccttaaatTCAGACTTTAGTTACACCCATGCAACACCACTGACTTTTAAATTAACAGTCTCCCATCTGGGTTCTGGAAACAATACTTTGTGTTAAAAAGAATCTCTTCCTCCTACAGGTATAAAAGTTCACAAAGCAGACCATAAAAATCCCTTTGAAGTGATTTATGCTCTGTCATGTTAGTATGCCAAGTACAATTATTACATTTTGCAGTGGAATGTTTTTAGAAAATAAGTGCCCAGTAAAGTATAGTTACTGTGGTTTGACAGATGTAAATATCATGATTATAACTCCCTTCATCCAGTAAAGTGCTTTAGAATGTTTTAACCTAACACTAGTCCAATTCCTGAGAGGGGATTTGGGCTATTGTTgtaatttgtttaaattaaactgtGAAAATGAATGCATAACctaagggtcggcaacctctgccacgtggcttgccagggtaagcaccctggcgggccaggccagtttgtttaccggccATGTCTGCAGATTCGGCctatcacggctcccactggccgcggttctctgctccaggcctatgcgagaagcggcgcaggccgagggatgtgctggccatggcttcccgctgcccccattggcctggagcgggattggccaaacctgtggatgtggcaggtaaacaaactggcccagcccatcagggtgcttacccttgtgagccacgtgccaaaggttgccaacccctggcataACCTTTTGCAGCACAGCCTCCACTacactgaaaaatggaaaaatattgtttGTGTATAAAGAAAACCTCAAGggccaggcttttttttttcctatttgtttgtttgaacattaaaaaaattctctttttttcctgggATCCTCTATGGCTGCTTAGAGAATTAGGAATATGATGTGATAAGCACCAAAAAAATGAAACTTGACCGAGGAAGTGATGTTTATTTAGACAGTTTAAAGCTCCCGCTCCTTCACCAAATATTTACTTAATTCAAATACCTGATAAACAGTTTGGACACAAGGTCTCTGTTAATGACTCAGTATACCTGTTCCTTCAATTAAGGATGGAATAAGCTGCTCCCATCCACTTCTCTGGGTCCTCCACAGAGACTACCAGCACAAACAGGCAAGGCAAGATTTGACATTTCTGGATATTTCTAAAAGTATAACAGCAAGCAGAATGAAAGTCTTACAGGCTTTCTCTGTATATTGTAAAGATACAAAAAAGGATacaacaccttttttttttttcctctgtaggTCACCTTTAAGTGACCCCTCAAAGGTCTGGCAAAATGGGCTGCTTAACAGAGGTTACTAAAGGTGGAGTGGAATTATGTGTTGGGATATTTGGGTGGACTTTTAAGATTGAAGGTCTCGCTCAGGTTTCACAGTATTCAGTACTCATATAATTAAAaactaacaaaattattttcttgaCAATTTGTTGAAAGACAAATAATTTTCTTAGAGACAatatgggtgaggtaatatcttttataggaccaacttctgttggtggaatgGACAAGTGTTCAAGTTTCACAGAGCTCTttgtttcttaaaagaaaaaagacttaattttacattttaagaatttttttccatGCCAAAACTTCAGGACAGGGCAAATATTTACCATTTAGgtttaaatgtttctttaactAACAAGTTCATAATGGAAATTTATGTTGATACCTGTTTTACCATACATGGGAGTGTGACCCTGATATCATAACAAATTCATATTGAATGTATGAGCATGTGTAACATAAAGATTTCAAGGCTgtgttccccaccccccatctcatTCATTATCTTTAGGCCCTTTCTGGCACAACAAAACAGAGCGAGCTTTCTTTAGAGGTCGAGACAGCCGAGAAGAACGTCTTCAATTGGTGCAGCTATCTAAGGAGAATCCAGAGCTACTAGATGCTGGAATAACAGGATATTTCTTCTTCCGAGACAAGGAGAAAGAGCTGGGAAAGGCTCAGCTCATGGGATTCTTTGACTTCTTTAAGGTTTGCCACATTATATTGTAGACATGGGCTTACTTTGCAGTTAAATGGTTACTAACCGAAGAGAGGcagctttcctttttaattttgctgATTGCATTTCAGTGTTTGAAACAGTTATGCTGTCCTGGGCATATGTGGCCATACAAAATAGATACTTTATccataaaaaaaaacatagtgtaaaacatcctttaaaaaggCCATCCATTGTGGTCtctttgactttagtgggctttggatcaagccttttATTCAGATTTCTGACCCACTGTAACTGTACATTTCTTATTTAACATGCAAACAGTAGGCATATTTTATATAGATGTATGTGCACTGTGTATTTGAAAAACAGTTCTTGTAGCAGTGGGTCAGAAAAGTATATTGAATGTTGCTGATTTATTTGAACCTGCAACTCCTTCAGTTGCTAAGTCAGCAGCATCCAGCTATGAGCAGCGGGGAGGGACAGGATGTGAAATGTCGTCCTCTTTAACTTTGCTCATGCGCAGACATCTGCAGTCAAGAGTTTCCTGGCAGCTGGATTTAGCCATAATGTTATTTCCTCTTCATATTCTTCAAATGTGATTCACAAAACAGGCAGGCATAGCTAGCTTCAGTGTTCTGTCTCTGTCCTCTGAAACTGCTTGCGTTATGTTGTGCCATTCATTGCGGATGGTATGAAGTCGCACCACCTCAAGCGGAAGGCTTGTGAgtgaggagatggagaggagagcATTTGGGAACTGATTCAACTCAGAGTCGCTAATATATTAAACATCTTATCATTTGCAATTATTTTAAACCTTATGTTTGCCttacaaaattttaattttgatttagtGGCTTCACTAGAATGTAATGAATCTGCTGATCCTTATGGGAAAGTGAACAGCGATCCTGTAAAGTTGCAGCAGAATTATAAATCTCTGAAAGTAAAGAGGGCATAGCCtgagctgcattgacttcagtagctaTTATATTTTTTGCCAGCTGAGGTTCTGCCGCATGGATTATATCAGAAATGCTAAAAACAGAGCTCTCCAGAGTGAACGCTGTACATTACCTTTAGTGCAATGATTACTATTACTCTGTTTACTTTTAATTTGAGGATAAATTTGGTCCTCTTTAAATGAGAGATTATCATGAGAGATATAGGCTACAACTAGATGACAGCTTCCCTCACCTCCAACTCTATCCTTGTCCTAGCCATCATGGTGTCCATGTGAAttgtggttttgtgatgtgaactGAGGACAACAGGGATTAGGTTCTTCATAATAAACTCTATTATATTTGGATTTCATGTATATAAAACATGGAGCTGATATGGATGACCTGAAAAGCTTTGGTGGGTACCTAGATGAAAGCTTTTGATTTTCTTACCCCTGTTGTCAGTTGttttggggctgggggggttgttGTTTTTACTAGGCTTACACTTCACAAATATTGAGCCATATCCATCTTGCTTTGtttattgacttctgtgggactatTAGGGTGAGCAGTATTTGGCATGTTTTTAATTGATCCTGAGGTCAGCCCTGTGGGGTAGGTAAGTGAGGACACACAGGCATAGAggctaaatgatttgcccaaaatcTTGTAAGGAATCTGTGTCAGATCCATGATTAGAATCCAAAGGTTCTTAATTACCAGTCTTGGGCCTGAACCACAAGACGGTGCCTTTCTCTAGATACTTATGATTTCCAGGACATTTTGAAACTGTGCATATATCTAACACTAATTAGGTTGAAAGATGAGATATTctgattcaaaatatttttttctccttttttgcttctttgttttcactttgcaGTACAAATATCAAGTGAATGTAGATGGGACAGTAGCAGCATACAGATTCCCATACCTCATGTTGGGTGACAGTCTAGTACTGAAACAAACCTCTCAATACTATGAGCACTTCTACAGTGGATTAAAACCATGGAAACATTATGTTCCAATTAAAAGAAGCCTTGATGACttgctggaaaaaataaaatgggctAAGGTAAGTGTTGTTACCAACAAAGTTAAAAGAGGTAAATTGacatataaacaaacacattccTAATGGTCCTCTGCCTTTTGTATTGCTAAATCTGTGTTCTGTATCAACTCTGCACTGATGTATTCAGATAAAAGGTGTATatattgctatttatttatttatttatttaactaaatGAAAGTAAGGCCTCAATTCAGGTAAACATCCacattcaagaaagcacttaagtacaggcttaactttaggcatgtgcGTAAATGTTTTGCTGTAGAACAACTTTAAACAAATTTTCAGATCtttaaagattgctttcaaactttggattaccttttttttttttctttccaaatgctgTGATCACAGAGTATTAATGCAGATATCCTGTTCAGATGTACCAAAATAATACCTTCCTGTAATGTAGAATGAGAGAGACGGGCTATTTATAAATATTCCAAACATTATTGTGATGATGTAGAATATAGCTGAAACTAGCAATGTGAGAAATATAAGAAATGTTTCAGTTCTGAGTACTGTAGTTGTTCACAAAGGACCAGATGAAGGGCACTACAAGCTTTGAAATGAAGCTCTAAAACTCTTGAATACAAGTACATGAATAAAAGTGCTTAGTACACTACCCACATCACCAAAACACATTCCACGTGTGTTATCAAGGATGGTTCAGTTGAAATACTTCACAAAGAACAAGGCTGGAAACAGAAACACTTAATTATGTGCTGTAGGAAAAGATAAAAACTACAGCTCTGTATTCTGTGTAACCAAATCTGTGTGAGAGACCTCAAACCTGCTTATGAATTGGGCTGTGACTTGGACAATACAGTAGAGTAGTaactgactgatttttttccaaatatatgCAGTTGGCCACCAATACTCTTACCAGCAGCCCTAAGGATATCAATGTCTTTGTGACCATGCAAGTATACTGATAAATTCTAAAAACCTGGAACTAAATACTGTGTTCTTGCACTATATCGGTAATTGTACATTGGATAGCATTCCAGCTATTACTACAGATCTGAACAGTCCTCTTAATGAGAGTTATCATGCTAGAAGGGAATTGAGTGATTCACTGATTGCTCTATAATTCACTGCTGTTTCTTTCCAATTTCTCAGGTAAATGATGAAGAAGCTAGGAAGATTGCTAGAGAAGGACAGTTAGTTGCAAGAGAATTACTGCAGCCTCACAGGCTTTACTGCTATTACTACCAAGTGTTCCAGGTTAGTACAGTCTGTCATTTGGTGACGTTTTCACCTAGCTGCTACTAATTCTAGCCCTACAGTTTTCTATTTAGTCCACATATCTTAAGACATTGTTCATGATAGGTTGTAAGGGATCATCCAAGAACTCTGGCTGAATGTACCTCATTATTATTGGGATGCAATCTGAGCTACCAGCAGTCCTACTGTGAAAGGGGTCTCATGACTTCCCACCTCGACCCCATCCGCTTTCTATTCTGTTTTATAGTGCTTTATTTCTGATTGACAGGTGATCTTACGTTGGCCTTTGACCCTTTGGCTAGTGTTCCTCCTTTTGCTAGCTCCAACTTCATCCTCTGAACCAATGTCCCAACATGGCATTGGTTCTTTGGGTGGCCCTGGTTTTGGTTACTGGAAAAAGAAGCCCTGGCAATATGGCAACTGTGCTGCCAGGTAGCAGGGCAGGCCAAAGACCCAAGTCTGTTGCAGATGGCACTAGTCTCACACTGATTCTGGGGTATCCCTGGAATTTGTGGACTGTCCTGTGGCCTGTTTCTTGGTGGTGAGCAAATCATACTCAGCAATGTAACAATTACGGAGGAAACTGAGAACCCCACAGGGATCCTCCCTTTTACCTTCCTTCTATAGATTTGCTCCTGGGAATGGAAGGTTGGGCTCATTATTAATCGAATTACAGAGATATTGTAAAAGAAGGAGTAACAGGAGTTGATCACAGCCTGTGGAGTAGGGGAGAGCAGAAGGAGTGTTGTCCACAGAAATGGAGTTAGCAGAGGAGACTTGG
This genomic interval carries:
- the LOC116824703 gene encoding protein O-glucosyltransferase 3-like isoform X2; translated protein: MPGRGMGRSCTSVLPSWQPPLQLLLRLLLMQVAEAPPAPVSAEKSLVWGPGLVAELTLPVRYFYIQAVSAAGQNFTRSPPGRTQFKVGIKALSPKEVIGIHIPNLMDRNDGSFLIQYRMYGSVNKGLKIEVLYGNEHVAQSPYILKGPVYHEYCECPEEDSQTWQNILSCPSQEPQVTKDFSSFPIINLQQMLHEVPARFGQTGGAIVHYTVLNNHIYRRSLGKYTDFKMFSDEMLLSLARKVHLPDVEFYLNVGDWPMEHRTANHTPGPIPIISWCGSVDSRDVVLPTYDITHSTLETLRGVTNDLLSIQGNTGPFWHNKTERAFFRGRDSREERLQLVQLSKENPELLDAGITGYFFFRDKEKELGKAQLMGFFDFFKYKYQVNVDGTVAAYRFPYLMLGDSLVLKQTSQYYEHFYSGLKPWKHYVPIKRSLDDLLEKIKWAKVNDEEARKIAREGQLVARELLQPHRLYCYYYQVFQKYAKHQASQPEIRDGMELVPQPDDNTSICNCHRKKPLREDL
- the LOC116824703 gene encoding protein O-glucosyltransferase 3-like isoform X5 produces the protein MAGAPRGLDLTFLSEQEARQIFQVLERDAELKRAEKDRISKLQKKKRDVTGLQGVTGEWFEEIQRKKFQNEIDVNRMLKRPLAHWLRKTSRNDPKEFKMSSPQNPQAQKNVSPSILGFRTPFTSLFSFKKSRKHSLKHQTQQQPRYDSFALGTHTSFKVQEMAQAETCNSSLPAERPGNLFDATQAEMMEHSAPVWNEQLEKEFFSGRTQFKVGIKALSPKEVIGIHIPNLMDRNDGSFLIQYRMYGSVNKGLKIEVLYGNEHVAQSPYILKGPVYHEYCECPEEDSQTWQNILSCPSQEPQVTKDFSSFPIINLQQMLHEVPARFGQTGGAIVHYTVLNNHIYRRSLGKYTDFKMFSDEMLLSLARKVHLPDVEFYLNVGDWPMEHRTANHTPGPIPIISWCGSVDSRDVVLPTYDITHSTLETLRGVTNDLLSIQGNTGPFWHNKTERAFFRGRDSREERLQLVQLSKENPELLDAGITGYFFFRDKEKELGKAQLMGFFDFFKYKYQVNVDGTVAAYRFPYLMLGDSLVLKQTSQYYEHFYSGLKPWKHYVPIKRSLDDLLEKIKWAKVNDEEARKIAREGQLVARELLQPHRLYCYYYQVFQKYAKHQASQPEIRDGMELVPQPDDNTSICNCHRKKPLREDL
- the LOC116824703 gene encoding protein O-glucosyltransferase 3-like isoform X3 → MSLPFSPQSRASAQKSCSPLSKHAMCKLAPACTAPTAQLSSSGGLTLPAADCSTLLLAAVQSTRQRSYYWPVYHEYCECPEEDSQTWQNILSCPSQEPQVTKDFSSFPIINLQQMLHEVPARFGQTGGAIVHYTVLNNHIYRRSLGKYTDFKMFSDEMLLSLARKVHLPDVEFYLNVGDWPMEHRTANHTPGPIPIISWCGSVDSRDVVLPTYDITHSTLETLRGVTNDLLSIQGNTGPFWHNKTERAFFRGRDSREERLQLVQLSKENPELLDAGITGYFFFRDKEKELGKAQLMGFFDFFKYKYQVNVDGTVAAYRFPYLMLGDSLVLKQTSQYYEHFYSGLKPWKHYVPIKRSLDDLLEKIKWAKVNDEEARKIAREGQLVARELLQPHRLYCYYYQVFQKYAKHQASQPEIRDGMELVPQPDDNTSICNCHRKKPLREDL
- the LOC116824703 gene encoding protein O-glucosyltransferase 3-like isoform X4 — its product is MCKLAPACTAPTAQLSSSGGLTLPAADCSTLLLAAVQSTRQRSYYWPVYHEYCECPEEDSQTWQNILSCPSQEPQVTKDFSSFPIINLQQMLHEVPARFGQTGGAIVHYTVLNNHIYRRSLGKYTDFKMFSDEMLLSLARKVHLPDVEFYLNVGDWPMEHRTANHTPGPIPIISWCGSVDSRDVVLPTYDITHSTLETLRGVTNDLLSIQGNTGPFWHNKTERAFFRGRDSREERLQLVQLSKENPELLDAGITGYFFFRDKEKELGKAQLMGFFDFFKYKYQVNVDGTVAAYRFPYLMLGDSLVLKQTSQYYEHFYSGLKPWKHYVPIKRSLDDLLEKIKWAKVNDEEARKIAREGQLVARELLQPHRLYCYYYQVFQKYAKHQASQPEIRDGMELVPQPDDNTSICNCHRKKPLREDL